The Streptomyces sp. 135 sequence GCAACCGGTGGCGAAGGTCGACACGGATGGCTCTTCCCTGGTCTCCGCTGTCACTGCCACCAGCACGACTCTGACCGTGACCTCTGCTGGCCTCCCCTGGACAACCAGCGTGGTGGACATGCCCATCCCGATCGAAGTCGGGGGTGAAGTCATGTCTGTGACCGCAGTCAGCGGGACGACGTCACCGCAGGCCTTCACCGTCGTGCGCTCCGTGAACGGAGTCACTAAGCCCCATCAGGCGGGGGCCTCAATTCGCCTGGCATTCCCCGCTGTCGTACCCCTGTAGGAGGGCCTCCCCTCCGCTAAGGAGGCCCCCTTGACGACACCCGTTCCCTCATGGCTCCCCGGTATGGACATCACTGCCGGCCGCCTGGAGTCGATGAACCAGCGCGCCTGGGTCATGGTCACCAACTACGGTGCTGACTCCTCTGGCACGGTCGACGCGGCTCCCGCTATTCAGCTCGCGCTGAATGATGCCAGAGACAGGGGCGGAGCGTGGGTCCTGATACCTCCGGGTGTCTACCTGACTGCGTCCACAATCCGCATCTACGGAAACACTCGTCTGACGCTGATGGCGGGCGCTGAACTTCGGCGCAACCACGGCGGAACGATGCTGCTGAACGGTGACTCGGGACAGAACTTCCCTGGCTACACGGGCCACTCGAACATCATCGTGGAGGGTGGCCTCTGGAACATGCGCGGCACCACCGCAGGCATGACGTCGTCGGCCATGTGTATGTCCTTCGGCCACTGCCAGGACATCGTCATCCGGGATCTGGAGATCCGGGACGTCCCCGGTTTTCACGCAGTGGAGCTGAACTCTACGAACCACGCGCTGATTTCCAACTGTCGATTCCGGGGGTACAAGGACCCGGGAGGCCGTGACTTTTCGGAGGCGGTCCAGCTCGACCTGGCGAAGTCCTCAGGCGTTTTCGGAGGCTTCGGACCGTACGACAACACGGAGACGAAGGACGTCACGATCAGCGCGTGTCATTTCGGGGACTCCGGCACGGCCGGGACCACGGCGTGGCCGCGCGGTATCGGCTCCCACTCCGCGACGATCACGAAGTGGCACCGCCGCATCAGGATCTCCGACTGCTCCTTCGAGAACCTGACCCAGTTCGCGATCAGCGCCTACAACTGGGAAGACGTCACGATCTCGTCCAACACGTTCGTCTCCTGTGGCTCTGGCGTGCGCCTGCGGACCGTGATCGTGGGGGACCTGGAGGACACCAAGCTCCCGGACGGCACCCAGACCAACGCCAGCCAGGTCATGCGGAACATCACGGTGACGGGCAACAGCTTCCGCGGCGGCGGTGGTTACGACAACGCGATCGTGGCTCAGGGCGAGACATCCGGCACTGTCTTGAACCTCACTGTTGTCGGCAACACCATCGACGGCACGTCAGGTGGTCAGGCAGGCATCCGGATGCGATACGTGTCCCGTGCCACGCTGGGAAACAACGTGATCGCGAACGTGGCAGGTACCGGGATCAGCACCGAGAACATGAACAACATGACGTTGACCGGTAACACGGTCTGGTGGCCCGGCGGTCGAGGCATCACATGCGTGGACTCCGACAACTCCAGCATCGTGGGCAACCAGGTCCGCGACGCCTGGAACGAAGGGATCCTGCTTCAGACGTCGTCGTACATCCACGTCCGGGACAACTTCGTGAAGGGTGCCAGCCGTGCCACGAACGGTGGTTTCAGCGGCATCCGCGCCTCTGACGGCCAGAACGCCCTGACGTTCACGGGCAACACGGTCCGTCCCAACTCGGACAACGCGAACAAGATGAGTTACGGCCTCTCTATCGGCGCCGTGACCAACACCTCCCGCTGGGGCAACGACCTGCGCCAGATTGGCGGCACGAACGTTAACGGCGGTCTGGTCGATGGCACGACGTCTGGCGGTAGCGCAGTAGCTACGGACATTCAGTAATCCCCCTGGCCCCGGGCATGACCGCGCACTGTCCGGGGCCGCCCCCTTTCTTGGAAGGACCTTTTATGGCTTCCCCCATGTCTCCTGACGATCTCCTGACCCAGCTCCGCAAGTGGGGCGTGAAGTTTGCGGAGTACAAGAACTGGCGGACACATAGCCGTGACCGCGCGACCGGCAAGGCCTGGGGTCCGGTCAACGGCTTCATGGTCCACCACACTGGGTCGGACAGCCGCGACCAGCGTGCCCTCCTACGTGGTGGTGTGGCCGGACTCCCTGGCCCCCTGTCCCACTTCGGCCTGGCCCAGGACGGCACTGTCCACCTGATCGGCTGGGGTCGAGCCAACCATGCCGGCATGGGTGACCCGGACGTTCTGGCCGCTGTCCGGTCAGAGGATTACGGCGCCTACCCTCCGGCGGACAACCAGGCCACGGTCGACGGTAACGACTGCTTCTACGGCGTGGAGATCTGGTACTCCGGCAGTCACGAGATGACGAAGGCCCAGTACACGGCCCTGCGGAAGCTGTCCGCGGCCATCTGCGACTTCCACAAGTGGACGGCCAAGAGCGTCATTGGCCACGGTGAGTGGGGCTCCCCCGGCAAGTGGGACCCGGGCATGGCTCCTGGCCGCATGATGGACATGGCCAAGGTGCGTGCGGACATCGAGGCCACCCTGTCCGGACAGGCGGACAAGCCGGAGGACAAGCCGAAGCCGCCTGCGGACAGGCCGGACAAGATGCTGGCCGTGTCCGGCTTCCTTCCGGAGCTGCGCCACGGTGACCGCGGCTGGTACGTCGGCTGGCTCCAGCGGAACCTGGCCAGGTTCCTGCCGGCGGTGAAGGTGACGTCCGTTTACGACGACGCGACCGCAAAGGCCGTTCACGCCTTTTACGCCCAGGAGCTGGACTACAAGACGACGACCGCAGGCAAGGTGTTCGGCGCTGACGGCTGGCGCCGCGTCCTCTCCATCAAGTCGAAGGCCGACGGGACCGACTGATGACTGACCCGGACAGCGAAGACCTGGGCACGGTCACGATCGGTGCCAGGGAGATCTACGACCAGCTTGTGTCCCTCCGGGACGAAGTCCGGGCGTCCACGCTGAACCACGCGGCGGTCGACACGAAGCTGGTCGACCACGAGACCCGCATCCGCGCCGTGGAGCGCTGGAAGTACTCCGTCCCCACTGCCCTGGTGACCGCGGTCATCTCGGCAGGGGTGACACTCGCGACGAAGCTAGGAGCCTGATGGAGAAGATACGCACCGCCTACGCGTGGGCTCGCGCGCACAAGCGCACTGTCCTGGCCGTGGCCGCCGCTGGCCTGACTGTGGCTGCTGGCTACATCCCTGGTCTCCCCGTGGACGACATCGTTAACGGCCTGGGCGTCCTTCTGGGCGCCTGACGGTCTCACGTCCTCTCCGGCCAGTGATGGCAGCACCACAGACCAGAGGGGACCTCATGGAGAACATCGCGTTGACGGGCCTGTCCCGCGCAGGGAAAGACACTGTCGCGGCCAGGCTCGTGGAGAAGCACGGCTACGTGCGCGTCGCCTTCGCTGACAAGTTGAAGGAGGCAGCGTTGAAGGCTGACCCGGTCATCCCTTACGACCTTCCGGGGTTCGGCGGACTCAATCACACCAGGCTGTCCACCCTTGTGGATCACATCGGCTGGGAGTGTGCAAAGGACGGGTACCCGGAGGTCCGCCGCTTCCTCCAGGACTACGGCCAGACGATCCGGGAGCTTGACCCGCTGTTCTGGGTCAAGGCAGCATGGCCCCAGGTTCGCGCTGCCCAGGTACAGGGCCGCCCGCTCGTCTTCACTGACGTCCGCTACCAGAACGAAGCGGACTACCTGACGATGCACGGCTTCGACATCGTCCGCGTGAAACGCCCTGGCCAGACGCCAGGCTCGCATCCCAGTGAGCGGGAGATGCTCGACTACCCGGCAGACCACGAGATCGTGAACGGTGGCTCCCTGGAGGGCGTGGCCGGGCTCGCTGACTCGCTCGTCGTCTGAACCATGGCTGATTGGGGCCCCTTCGGGGGTCCCTTTTTGCGTTCCAGGCGACTCTCTTGGGGCGGCTACGGTACGGTATTTTGGCCGTCCAGCCGTTGACGATCAAGGGAACCCCCATGCCCCCCGCATCGAAGAAGAAGGCCGCGCACGATCTGGTTGACCGTGTCGCTGACCTGTTGAAGGAGGGCGCCACGAAGCGGGCGCAGGAAGAGGCCAGGCGCGCGACTGCCGCTATTCAAGAGTGCCGACCGCAGGACCAGGAGGCCCTCCACATGGCCCTGGCGGAGGCTCTGGTCACGTCTGGTCCCGCTGCGACTGTGACCCTGCGGCCCTACACAGACGTGCGGGGTGTGCCAGCCATGGTCACTAGGGGCGTGAACCTGTTTCGTAAGGCTGCTGATCAGGGAATGCGGCCAGCGGATGCGGCTGTACCCATTGCCGAGCTGGTCGTGGACGCGCGCCTGAAGATGCTGAATAAGTGCGGGTTGCCCGACATTACCGCTGAATCGAAGTTCACGAAGGACATTGCCCGTGACATGTACGCGGGCGCCCAGGAACACATGCCGGCGGCCGTACACAAATCTCTGGTGAAGGCAGTCCGTAACCGCATGACGGACGTCGTGGTGACACGTCTCCGGTCGCTGGACGAGTGGCCCCAGGGCTTCCCTGCGGATGCGATGGAGAGGGCCAGCACGGCATTCCCGGACCTGTCTCCGATGGAGGCCGTTTACGCCCTCTATGAGGACTGCGGGATCAGCCTCCCGCGGAAGGGCCGCACGGAGCTGGCGCGCGAGGACGCCCGCGCCAGGGCCGCTCTGGTAGCGAAGGCGAAGGCCGCAGGCCTGTAGCGAGCAGCGCGTAGGACGAGGGTCGGCCCGGTCGGGTCGGCCCTTCTCTGTTTTCAGCGCTGGAGAGGGGGCGGCCCCAGAAAGCCCTAGATCTCTTATTTTTGTTTCGTCCCACATATAAAAAAGATCTACAACTAAGGGCTCCCTCTGCCTACACCTCCAATGCCGGGACAGTTCCCCGCCTTTCGGTTCCCTCGGGGCTTCTCACCTCCTCTCCGGTCAGTAGAGAAGGCAACTCAGCCTCTCTACCTGGGGGTTTTCCCATGACAGCGATCGACACCGTGAAGAAGGCAGGTGCGCGGTTCTATTTCCGCGACACTGCGCCGAACGTGACAGTCCCTGGCGTGACCAGCATCATCAGCATGCTTCCGAAACAGGACTTCCTGGGGCCGTGGCAAGCCGGCATGGCCGCAGATCTGGCCATCGACAGCTTCGACTACCTGCGGGAGATGGCCGCCCGTGACCGCGCTGGCGCCAGGCGGTATCTGTCCGGCGCTGCTCGCCGCTACACGGAGGCTCGTTCGAAGCTCGGTTCCCGCGCTCACGATGCCTTCGAGCGGCTCATGAACGGTGAGGAGCTGGATTACGTCCACTCCGACATCGTCAACCACGTGCGGTTCTTCCGGGAGTTCCTGGCCGCCGTGAACCCGGAGCTGGTTCGCGCTGAAGACGTCGCCTGGTCGTACGAGCACAATTACGCCGGCAGCTTCGATGCGATCCTCCGTGTCTGGGTGGAGGCTGGCGGACCGACTGGCGTCCGCATCACCCCGGACCGATCCGGCACCCCCATCCTGATCATGGTCGACTACAAGACGTCGAAGAGCACGTACAGCGACGTTGCCCTCCAACTCGCTGCCTACCGCTACGCGGATGTGGTGATCGACCCGCAGGGCAACGAGGAGCCGATGCCGGAGGTCAACTCCGCCGCGGTCCTGCACATCACGGATGAGGGTTGGTCCTTCAAGGGTGTGCGTGCTGACCGCCAGGTTTTCAACGCGTTCCTGACGCTGCGGCGGACCTTCGACTGGGTCCGTACGGACTCGAAGGACGTCATCGGGTCGGCCCTGGCGAAGTCCAAGGGCTCCATGACCACCGGCACGCAGCGACGGGGGAAGTGACCATGACTGCTTTCACCCATGTCCGAGACCGCCAAGGGGACGTGTGGACCAGGAACGACGCAGGTGAGTACACGTCTTCGGGTCTGCGCCCCCGTCCGCTTCACGACGTGGCTGAGGAGTACGGTCCGCTGACTGTCGTGGAGCCGTCTACGCCCAGCACGGTGACGCCGGCCCTCCCGTCCGGTCCCGTGGTCGTCCCTGTCCCGATGTCCCGCGAGGACGCTCTGGCGAAGGCCACGGAGTACGTGGACAAGTTGGCCACGAACGGGCGCGGCTACCAGGACGGTGTCCGCTTCGGCGACAAGGTGGCCGCTGTGGAGCGCCTGGCCCGCTTCCTGATGGGTGAGGAGGCCGGCGGCTGATGGAGACCTACCTCACCTTCCAGCCTGGCCGCCGTGGTGAGTGGCAGGGTCACGAAGCCAAGTCCAACGTTCGCAACGTCATCCGCACGGCCAGGCGCAGCAAGCGGGACCTCCACATCTTCGTTGTTGGCGAGGAGGACGGCTGGCCCGCGTACACGAAGATCCCTGCCGCGGACTGGGACACCTACTTCGCGGAGGAGGTCTGATGGCCCGCTCACACGCGAACGATGGCCGTGTCTTTCGCGCTGTCATCACCAGAACCTACGCGGACGGTCGGGCCGCTTCGCGAACTTTCGGGCCGTACGACAATCCGGCGCCAGCGAAGGGCCTGATCACTCGGGCTGCGGGCCTCGCGGCGGCGTCCCGTGGCCCACGGCGCGACCCTGACCGCGCGTTCACGGTGTCAGCCCGTATCGAGACTGCTGAGGTCGTCTGGAAGGCGGTCTGACCGTGAGGGCTTACCGCAAGACGTCCATGTACCCCGTTCACGACTTCGTCCTCTACTTCGGAGCGGAGGAGCTGGCGGAGTTCCTGGAGGAGCAGGACGCTCTCCTGATGTCCACCAAGCACGGTGACTACCCCCTCACGGAGAAGGTCCTGGCCCGCATGTCCGCTGTCTCGAAGGAGGTCACCTCTTGACCTTACGCAACTCTGAGGAGGACATGCGCTCCCCCGACTGGTGTTGGACCTGCGGCCGTAAGTGCGGCTCCCAGCCGCACCGCTGACCCTTCAACTGGCCCCCTGGCCTGGCTCCGTGCCTGGTCGGGGGGCCTTTTTTCGTTTCTTCTCACGTCCTCTCCGGTCGGTGGTGACACAGAAATCGCCTGGGAGGAGACCAGCCGTGCGCGTGTTCCGTGTGGGCCACGAAGAGCAGACCCGTAGTGACGTCGGGGTTACGTTCCCTGTCGGTCCGTACATCGTGAACTTTCCCGTGACAGCCAGCCTCCGGTTGATGGGCTGGGCACACCGCGACGCCGAACACCCGAGCCCTGGCTGGGACCACGCGCTTTGCGGGATCGGCAAGCACGAGGTTTGCGGCTTCCTGGATTTGGGTGACCTCCTGACCTGGTTCGCGTCGTTCCACTCGGCATTGGATGAGAACGGCTTCAGGGTCTGGGTGTACGACGTGCCGGAGTCGGCTGTCAGGTTCGGTTCCTGCTCGGGCCAGATCGTGTTCAGTGCCGCTGACGCGGTCCATGTGGAGACCTTCGATATCCCCCTGGGTGACGCTCAATTGGCCCTCTTCTGAGGGTTTCTCACCTCCTCTCCGGTCAGTGGCAGAGGCCGCTACACGGCGCTTCTGGCGCCCCTTCTCACCTCCTCCCCGGTCAGTGGCAGAGGCGAGCAGCGCCCCACATTCCGCCAGCTTTCAGGAGGCACACCCATGCTTGACATCTTCGCGACCGATCCGGAGGCGAAGGCCCAGCGCGAGGAGCGCGAGGCGAAGGCCGACGCTGCCCGCCGCCCCGAGTGGGCCTTCCAGTTCCGTTCGGGCAAGCGCAACGGCAACCAGCCTGTGTCGCTGCGGGAGTGGCGCATCACGACCCCGCGGCACGACACGGCGAAGGCCCTGAGGGAGCTGTTCGGTGGCACGATCAGCGAAGCCCCGAACGGGGACTATGCGCTGGACACGGAGCTGGACCGCATCGAGGTCATCGTGGACGCCTCCAAGATCGAGTCCAAGCTGATCCTGTGGGCGGATGGTCACCCGATCCACGAGTGCGACGGCTCAAAGTTCCTGTCGCCGGAGGAGGACAAGGGCAAGCCGTGTGACTGCCCGAAGCTTCTGGACGAGCGCAAGGAGAAGGCCAAGCAGCGGCGCGGCCCGAAGCCGAACATCGTCGTCCCGGTCAGGATCCCGCAGGATGAGGACCTGGGCACGGGCAAGTACACGGCCACGGCGTGGTCCTTCGCCGAGGACTTCCCCTACGTCATGAGCCAGTTGAAGGCCATCGAGGGTGAGGCCCTCTGCGCCCTGCGCCTGGACTACATCGAGTGGGAGAAGAACGGCAAGATGCAGTCCTTCGTGAAGCCGGTCATGACGGTCATCGGCTCGTACCAGGACGCGATCTCGCAGGACCCGGAGCCTGACGCATGAGGTTCAAGCGTCCGCTTCAGCCAGCGGCACTACGCGCTGTCTCTGCTGTTCTGGGCACCGCCTCTGACGCTGATGTGCGACGCCCTCTCTGGGAGTTCCTCCCTGAAGAGGTTCCGCTGGTCCTGCACGAACGCCGGCGACGCTTCGGCATCGAGGAGGAGCGCATCGACGTGTCGACGCTGTCCGACGACGAAGACCTTTACCTGGAGGTGGTCCCCGTCTAGCCGCTGGCTCCTGCCCTGACGGGTGGGGGCCTTACGGCGTGAGAGGACCCAGACAGGGGCCTGACGAGAGGACAGCACCATGGCTGAGGCGACGCGTACGGAGAAGGTCATCACCTCCACGGAGGTCACGTTCACGCTGACGCTGAACCAGGCGGAGCGGGACTATCTGCGGGGTGTGCTGGGCCCCCTCCGCCCCAGTGCGGAGAACGGAGCCAACATGGACATCTTCAGGGCCTTGGACAACCCCAAGTACGTCCCGGCGGAGGACGAGGAGCCCCAAACCTTCAGGGCCGGTGACAGGGTCACGGTCCAGGTGGGGGCCAGGTCCGCTGATGGTGACCGGGTCAACCACTCCGGCCCCGCCACCGTCATCAACAACGTGGACGACGACGGGGACCACTACGTCCGCTTCAGTGGCGGTGAGGGCGCCTACGTCCTCGCCCGTTACCTCCGCAACATCTGAACCGCTGCCTGGCCTCCTGATGGGGGTCAGGCTTCGGGCGTGCCCAGACATTGAGTCGCCCCTATGCGGGCGGCTGACGAGAGGACACACCCATGGAGAACAACACGTTCAGCGTCGGCGACGAGGTCACGTTGAAGTCTGAGGGTCGGAAGGTCAGGGTCGAGTTCGGCCCGTTCACGACTCAGATGGGCACCCAGGCGTACGTCATCAAGCACCTGGACGGCCTCCATGCCGGTAAGTCAGCGACAGTCAACGGTCGCTCCCTGGAGCGGGGCCCGAAGTTCGCGGTCGGCGACGATGTCCTGGTGCTGCCGCTGGACACCCCGGGCAAGGTGGAGGCTGGTCCGTTCCTGGGCCGTTCCCAGGCCACGTTTTACGTGGTCAAGTACGCGTCGGGTACGCACATCTGGGTTGACGAGGTGGCGCTGAAGCCGGTCCTGGCGGCCCGCCTGAACACGTTCAGCTTTCGCGGCACTGAGTACGACCTGAACGCGACCTACGTGGATCGCGACGGGGATACCTGGACGTTCAACGGCCGCGTATCTCTGACCGGTGTTCCGCGGATGGACTGCGAGCGTCTCGCCTGCACAGGCCCCTACCAGGACCGCACGCTGACCACCGTCGTGGGCGCGTACGGTCCGCTGACGAAGCAGGACTGACCCTCCCGTGGTCCGGCCCTTCGGGGTCGGGCCTTCGGGCGTGCCAACACCTACTGAGGAGGCACGCATGGGGTTCGATCCTGCCGTGAACGCTGAGTACCTGCGTAAGCGCTTTGACGAAGCGGTCTGGGAGTCACCGCTGGCGCCGCTGCTCCACGACCTGGATGAGGACGACTCGCAGGCCATGGTGGCCGTTCTGGTGACTCGCCTCCTGGTGGAAGTTGGTGCGCTGTGAGTGCGGTCGAAGAGCTGGCAGGCATCATCCTCAGCAACCACGGCGAGTTCTGCATGTCGATGTCCTGCGACTGCGAGGCAGCTGCAAAGACGGAGGCCGAAGAGCTGGCCGCGCGTATCCGGAACGGGGAATGACCGTGATCCTCACCATCACGAAGGATCAGGCTCCCGCCCTGGGTCGTGTTCGGGCCCTGGGTCTGGGTGACGGCGTGTATGTCGACTACGAGGCGAACCAGCGTAGGGACTGGGGCCGGATCGTGGAGGCCCTGGCCGCCGCCATCTCGAAGGGCGCCAGCGTGACGACCGTAAGTCTCCCCGCCGTGCCCGTGGTGGAGGTGACCCCTCATGGCTAACCCGTCGAAGGCCCGCGGTACCCGCTGGGAGTCCGCGATACGTGACTACCTGAACGGCGTCCTGGGCTACTCCCACCCCACGGACTGGCGG is a genomic window containing:
- a CDS encoding PD-(D/E)XK nuclease family protein, coding for MTAIDTVKKAGARFYFRDTAPNVTVPGVTSIISMLPKQDFLGPWQAGMAADLAIDSFDYLREMAARDRAGARRYLSGAARRYTEARSKLGSRAHDAFERLMNGEELDYVHSDIVNHVRFFREFLAAVNPELVRAEDVAWSYEHNYAGSFDAILRVWVEAGGPTGVRITPDRSGTPILIMVDYKTSKSTYSDVALQLAAYRYADVVIDPQGNEEPMPEVNSAAVLHITDEGWSFKGVRADRQVFNAFLTLRRTFDWVRTDSKDVIGSALAKSKGSMTTGTQRRGK
- a CDS encoding N-acetylmuramoyl-L-alanine amidase, with the translated sequence MSPDDLLTQLRKWGVKFAEYKNWRTHSRDRATGKAWGPVNGFMVHHTGSDSRDQRALLRGGVAGLPGPLSHFGLAQDGTVHLIGWGRANHAGMGDPDVLAAVRSEDYGAYPPADNQATVDGNDCFYGVEIWYSGSHEMTKAQYTALRKLSAAICDFHKWTAKSVIGHGEWGSPGKWDPGMAPGRMMDMAKVRADIEATLSGQADKPEDKPKPPADRPDKMLAVSGFLPELRHGDRGWYVGWLQRNLARFLPAVKVTSVYDDATAKAVHAFYAQELDYKTTTAGKVFGADGWRRVLSIKSKADGTD
- a CDS encoding phiSA1p31-related protein produces the protein MENNTFSVGDEVTLKSEGRKVRVEFGPFTTQMGTQAYVIKHLDGLHAGKSATVNGRSLERGPKFAVGDDVLVLPLDTPGKVEAGPFLGRSQATFYVVKYASGTHIWVDEVALKPVLAARLNTFSFRGTEYDLNATYVDRDGDTWTFNGRVSLTGVPRMDCERLACTGPYQDRTLTTVVGAYGPLTKQD
- a CDS encoding right-handed parallel beta-helix repeat-containing protein; amino-acid sequence: MTTPVPSWLPGMDITAGRLESMNQRAWVMVTNYGADSSGTVDAAPAIQLALNDARDRGGAWVLIPPGVYLTASTIRIYGNTRLTLMAGAELRRNHGGTMLLNGDSGQNFPGYTGHSNIIVEGGLWNMRGTTAGMTSSAMCMSFGHCQDIVIRDLEIRDVPGFHAVELNSTNHALISNCRFRGYKDPGGRDFSEAVQLDLAKSSGVFGGFGPYDNTETKDVTISACHFGDSGTAGTTAWPRGIGSHSATITKWHRRIRISDCSFENLTQFAISAYNWEDVTISSNTFVSCGSGVRLRTVIVGDLEDTKLPDGTQTNASQVMRNITVTGNSFRGGGGYDNAIVAQGETSGTVLNLTVVGNTIDGTSGGQAGIRMRYVSRATLGNNVIANVAGTGISTENMNNMTLTGNTVWWPGGRGITCVDSDNSSIVGNQVRDAWNEGILLQTSSYIHVRDNFVKGASRATNGGFSGIRASDGQNALTFTGNTVRPNSDNANKMSYGLSIGAVTNTSRWGNDLRQIGGTNVNGGLVDGTTSGGSAVATDIQ